Genomic segment of Pseudothermotoga hypogea DSM 11164 = NBRC 106472:
GCGGACGTTGGTTCATCGAAGAGTATCAACTTCGGTCTCATCGCCAAAGCCCTCGCTATGGCGACGCGCTGTTTTTGACCACCAGAAAGTTGCGACGGATAAAGGTGTGCTTTATCTGCCAAACCCACCTTTCTCAACTGTTCCAAGGCTATCTGAGTCGCTTCGTCTTTCGGAAGTTTTTGAACCTTGATCAATCCTATCCTCACGTTGTCGAGGGCCGTCAAGTGATTGAACAGGTTGAAATCCTGAAAGACGAAACCGATCTTCTGTCTCATCCTGTGGGCGTTCTTAGATGTTATCTCCTCTCCTTCCAGAAAGACTTTCCCAGAGTCTGGTTCGACCAACCTGTTTATGCACAACAAGAGCGTGCTCTTTCCAGTGCCACTCGGGCCGATTATCACCTTGGTTTCTCCTTTCTTCAACTCGAGCGACACACCCTTCAAGATCTCTGTTGCTCCATACTTTTTCCTCAGATCCACAACCATGAGGACTGGTTCC
This window contains:
- a CDS encoding amino acid ABC transporter ATP-binding protein is translated as MVVDLRKKYGATEILKGVSLELKKGETKVIIGPSGTGKSTLLLCINRLVEPDSGKVFLEGEEITSKNAHRMRQKIGFVFQDFNLFNHLTALDNVRIGLIKVQKLPKDEATQIALEQLRKVGLADKAHLYPSQLSGGQKQRVAIARALAMRPKLILFDEPTSALDPELIGEVLSVMIDLAKSGMTMLVVTHELGFARSVADEIVFMENGVIVEQGPPSEIFTNPKVERTRQFLRRLTELYGEERR